The DNA segment GTAAATGGTTCTtttgtgaccaaaaaaaaaaaaaaaacccattgaaaagattcatttttacatgcacaGTCACTGTCATTCTCAGTATTATGTTTCAGTGTACGTCAGGCTTACTGAATTTTAACCATCTGCTTGTAATTTTTATCAGAACGTTATGTATCACTGATGCCAGATAGGACAGCACTGATATGATCTTACTAGAGCTTCATTCTTTTAGAGATGTTTGCATGACGTTTCACCAACTGGTGtcaaaattattagttatttaatgCGGCTTTACCTGTAATCATAGGTGTAGAACAGTGCTTAAACTAAAAACATCTTCCAGTAGTGTTTGAGACTAGCAAACCCTGTAACAACAGATtagaacatttacaggtataaaATATAGAGTAGCACATTCCTATCCTTTAATTCAATTAGAGAGTCCTGATATATAGTATAAACACAATTGGATGCTTAACTGTTTGTTCCGGACAGGCATATTTCTTTAAGTGAATAATACTTCAGGCTTTTTAGCTATTTTGTTAGTGGGAAACTGGATATAAACAGAGTGACCAGATGTTTCACTACATTTGTTCCTGCTGTGGGAATGCCAGAACGACTGAAGAAAAGTTGAAGCATGATGATGTGCATTTCTCGTCTGTTTAATGTGTCATCATCTGCTGACCAAAAAGCCACTCCCTTAAAATTCATCTTTCAGGCATGTTTGTATATGCTCTGTACAGCTTTTTCCCCAAGTCAAAATGTCATAAGCTTAGTAGTAATATAAAGTTAtaaagttcctgtggctcaagtgatAGAGCATTTTGGTAGtggtgcaaggttgtgggttcaattcccagggaacacacactgtaaaacccgacaagttaacttaactcaaatcgtttgagtaaaccgattgccttgactgtaatacccgacaagtaaacttaactcaaacggtttgagtaaacagatatcattaagttatgttaactcaaactgtttgaggaaaccgattgccttaaaccatttaagttgaaaaaactaacagttatgagtactctgaacttaattcagttgagttcactgaaagaagatatacattgcaattaagtgattaagtgattaattgagctttagtgatgaacacctgctgttaacaaacagaattactgaagaaaagagagaaaggaacaacagctgacttcagacacagcctcactcaaacctgacaagttatgttaactcaaaccatttgaggaaaccgattgccttaaactatttaagttgaaaaaactaacagttacgagtactctgaacttaattcagttgagttcactgaaagaagatgtacattgcaattaagtgattaagtgattaactaagtgctgattgtgaattagtgatgaacagctgctgttaacaaacagaatcactgaagaaaagagaaacacaagaactactacaactgacttcagacacagacttagatgaaatcaactgaaataaaatacattaaatctctcaagatttgattaaacaaccccacaaacagcatcaccagctccacttattaataaccagactgactttatttctgtcagacgtctacagaagatcttattgagaatgaactaaggtttagatgttgatttattgtttcatttgaagtaaccatgttagagatcagtgtctgctttagttgggctcttgacccttgatatctgtcttagtcttttctctggctgttataaccgtgtgtttctaaaacacatttgttgtaactcaaaagcccagaagaaatgccatcaggtgttaacctgtacctaggtgtaggttgttatgcttcatataggtgatgataattattcatagtaaatcaagggtcaagagcccaactaaagcaaacactgatctctaacatggttacttcaaatgaaacaataaatcaacatctaaaccttagttcattctcaataagatcttctgtagacgtctgacagaaataaagtcagtctggttattaataagtggagctggtgatgctgtttgtggggttgtttaatcagatcttgagagatttcatgtattttatttcagttgatttcatctaagactgtgtctgaagtcagttgtagtagttcttgtgtttctcttttcttcagtgattctgtttgttagcagcagctgttcatcactaattctcaatcagcacttagttaatcacttaattatttgaatgcaaagttttaaaacttacagggtttaaatcaaggtaatctgtttactcaaacggtttgagttaagtttacttgtcaggttttacagtgcatGTTAGGTAAAAtgttagcctaaatgcactgtaattcgctttggataaaagtatctgctaaattcataaatttaatttaaatttgtaatatgCCATGTATGATGTCTGTGTCTAAACAAATggatattaaaatgtttgttttagtaTTTGATAAATCTCTGAAGTAGAATATATAAAGTATAGCTGCACATCTAATGACAGCATAACAGATACATTCTTTATTAACACACCAattctgttgattttttttttttttttgtagacccAAGCCATATGTGCTAGAGATCATAATGGGATACAGAATATGGATTAAGCCCTTCTGCTCTGGACCATTAAGAAACCACCTAGAAATCACccaaaaaacaatgcaaacacCACTCAGGGAAGCTTAGCAACAGTGTATCAACTTCCTGCCACAATACTATGAAAATCTTATAAGGAATAATATGTAATCTGCTTTGGATTTTGGCTTCTCTTGGTTTGTTGTCTGTAACTCCTGTAAAAAGAAAATGTCTGAAGATGAGTGTTTTAATTATGAATATGCAAGATGAAATTGTTGTCTGTAATGCCACTTAATAGCCAGGGGCTCTTACAAAGGTTCTTTTCATCAAATGAGTTTCACCCAATTGTTCACCGCTCTTTGAAGCGTATGAATATTGAAGTAACCTAGATTTTAATTTGTATACATCAAAAGAAACAAATGGAAATGtactacgtgtgtgtgtgtgtgactcttcATTGCTTTGACACATTTGTGTAACACACAGTTTTTGTGTTGCTAGGATACACCATTGCAGTTTCCTCTGAAGAAGTGTTCAGTCGTGGGCAATGGAGGGGTCCTGAAACACAGTGGCTGTGGTAAAGAAATTGACCAAGCTGAATTTATCATGAGGTGAGaagtaatatttgtttatatatatttgtgtatatatatacatattaggggTGGAATGGTACACAGATGTCACAGTTCGGTACGTACCACTGTTCCGGGTCACGGTTCGATATGATTTCGgtggaaaacattttttattctgaacagtggtacaaataaaaaaagattaatcctAGATgtgaaaatgctaaatattattacattatgttatatataaaatcctcagtacatatatacatacaaggaataaattcttgaaatatatttgatttagttcAGTGGTTTTTAACTCCAGTCCTTGCGCAACAtcctgcatattttgcatgttgaGTGCACAAGCCTTTAAAGTATGCACCTTCGTCAGTCTGTAAGAGACACATTCAGAGTCAGCACACAGTCACTCTCTAGTGGGCTTTATTTTCAAGTGTCATCACATGGCTTTCGCCGTTATTCTGCTGGCAGCCAATTATCAAACAGCGCATTGCTGCGGGCACCCCCTTTTGGATTGGGGGTGAATTGCCTTCATTGTAAGGCCTCATCCACCAAACCAAGATGTCCAtaccatatatatacacacacagtgccGTGAAAAACGtttagcctgttttttttttgtttttttgttttttgcatatttgtcacacttaaaagattcttagaagattagaagataatgaaaGTAAATACAAACTGCAGTATTTGTAAAATTTCCCTTAAGGGAAAAAATGTGTCCAAACCCCattaaatcatgaaagaactgtgattaaccacattattttagaaagcggagttttgagttctgaaatttcactagccacacccaggcctgattacaggcctgattactgccagacCTCAAGTTAAAAACGGTGcacaacgttttgctacggtttccggattgaacgtcatgtttcctggaaacggtgtGCACCGGTGTACAatggggtttgagatgcgttttctcttgtttggtgggtgtgtcagaactgcagtccaatcagcagcaacatgtatataaagcacgcggtattaaagtgaactcgcacaatggcttcaaggaaaataatgtacaaatatgttcgttgcagctcggtatatgcaataactgaggatattagaagacatgtttgtcgtaagttttattgtaaaaatataggacataatgatgtagttgtttatatttttagattcattgcaagtgtatgacatttggtatagaaataaacaatggtaattaagtgcttttcctaaaaatgagaaagaaaatacagggtattaaaaccgtatgaactacaaataaagtcagtatgtgaggctaaatagatggcttcgaaaattcttcacaaagaaaccaaagaatggcctttttttttcttcaaagaatggccttctcagctgccatagttgcaactcttgcgtcatcagaacagtgtgttcaacgcatcaccatTTCTGTTTGAAAAACGTTTTGCAacttttgtcggggctgaacgcagccctgttgaatcaagaaatcacttaaatagaacctgtctgacaaagtgaagcatgcttaaagagcaacacatcatAACACAATCTAAAGAAATTGAAGAACAGATAAGAAAATTGGAAAAGATATAAGTCTTCaactgttcttttaaaagtaataatggATGAAGGTAGGAAGTTCATCCCATTGTAGAGATGTAAAGGTGCCACATTTTGAAGAAATGTTTTGTGCCCTTCAATCATTGACTCTAAAATGCAGAAGGGAACTTTAAGGTGGGAGGATCCATTTCCAATTATCAAATCCAGTATCAAATCCCAAAAATGATTTTAAGTATGCAGCAAAAGGAAGAGAATGGAGTAAAATCAAGAAAAATATGGCATGGAACATCTTTGATTTATTGAAGAGTAGATGTGCTGCCAAGTTCTGGATCATCTGCAGAGGCTTATATGTGCTGACTGGAAAGCTGGCCAACAGAGCACTGCAGTAGTACAGTTTTGAAATGACAAGTATTTGTACAAAGAGCTGCACAATGTACCCAGAAAAAAATAGTCTGGTGTTCCTGTTATTTTAAAGCATTAACCTGCATGACCAGGCTTTTGTTGAGATGTGGGTAGTAAACTGGTCATCAAACACTACCACCAGGTTCCTTGTCCTGGTTGGTGTTTGTGTTGATGAATCCAATTGAACAGTGACAAGGTAGTCAACTGGTTGGTTGTGGTTTACGAGCTCTGGGGTTGCTAGGTGAGCAACCCCAACTCTAGCCAAATTGAAATGTCTTAAGGGCAAGCTGAGACTAAGGGGCCATTAGGTTGGAACGACAGGTAGAGATGCATATTAGTTCCACTATTATAGGAGAAGTCATTTGCCTGTTTGATCAAGCATAGTGAGGTTGTGAATATCAATAAAAGGAGAGGACCAAGCAATGAACCCTGAGCCACCCCAGTGCTTAGTTCAGACAACCCTCCTCTCCAGAAACCTATAAAGGATCTGCCTGTAACATAACACTGGAAACATATCAGTGTCATACCTGTGATGCACAGGTCAGAACTGTTGGACTGGAGAATCTGGTTATTTACAGTATTCAAGGCAACAAAGCAATGAGAACAGATGATCTGGAGTTCTCTCTTTTCAGGTGTATAGTTTTATTGACAGTGAGGTGGCCTCAGTGGAATGTTTGCTGTTGCAGCTAGATTGGTTGTTATTGGGTACCTTGTCCTGTCAGATAAAAAGTGCtgatttttaagttttagtttttttagcagTGGGCCTTGGCAGTAGAAACACAGAAGAGGAAGAGGACAGGAGAGATTGTTAACAGCTCAGGTCAACTTGGTCTTTTAACTTGGAAATTCTCTTGTCAGGAGCTCAGAGCTTGATGGTCACAGAGAGTATCAGTGAATCAGGGGCTAGATGCTGTTGCTGGTGCTAACCCAAGAGTGTCCAATACTGCTGCTGGAGGGCCACTTTTCTTGCAGagaatcctgaagaccttgattagctggttgcTGGCCTGTGCTAACCTGTGATAGGCAAAGTGTTAATGTGGGGCTAAATCTATCAGAAGCATCACAATAAGAACTGGTACGTGTATTAATGTATTTAGTGTAAGAAACAATGCTTTCTTTTGACATAAACTGAAAAACATGACTCCCAGCTAAACTTTTTCTGCAATCTTTCTTCATCTCCTCTACCTCTAGATGTAACCTTCCTCCTCTGTCCAAAGAGTACACCACTGATGTTGGTACCAGAACACACCTGGTGAGCGCGAATCCTAGCATTATTGAAAAGAAGTACGTGTCTTTTCCtcttcacttatttatttttttgtctaaggGGGAAGAGGGGGTTATGGATTCAAAATTGTAAATTACAGTAACAACTAGATATGCTCTTTTCTTCATGCATTGTGGCCACagtatatttaaacaaaacagtttggttacagaaatctatatattttacacatttttcacTTAAAGATCACTGCATATTGacattaaaaagaaatgtttatcaTTCCTCTTTATCAGCTTTCAGAACCTACTATGGTCCCGCAAATCCTTTGTAGAGAGTATGAAGGCATATGGCTCTAGCTACATCTACATACCAGCCTTCTCCATGAAACCCGGCACTGACCCCTCCCTGCGGGCATACCACGCCCTTGCAGACTCCGCCTCCAACCAGACTGTCCTGTTTGCCAACCCTGACTTCCTTAAAAATGTTGGTCGATTCTGGAGGAACCACGGCGTCCACGGCAAACGCCTGTCCACAGGGTTGTTCCTGGTGAGCCTTGCCCTTGGCTTGTGTGAAGAGGTTACCACTTATGGTTTCTGGCCATTTTCGGTGGGACTGGATGAGCAGCCAGTCAGCCACCATTATTATGACAACATTCTCCCATCCTCGAGATTTCACGCCATGCCTGAGGAATTTCTGCAACTCTGGCACTTGCATAAGAGCGGCACGCTGCGTATGCAGGTTGGCGATTGTGCAAAAGAAGGACAGGAACCTAAGAAGGAAAAATAAGTGGAAGAGTTGCCAGGGCAACTCCGTATATCCCCACAGGAACTGGATGGCCATACTGTGATTAGCATGAGAATACTGTGGGTTGTGAGGTGATGCCTCACCCCCAAAGCTGGACCTCTCTTTGGTGTCTATATGCTTGAACCTCAACTGCTACCAACACACCCCCAACCTCTTGTTGCCAAGGGACTGTTGTAAAGACTTGCATGTGTACCCATTCTCATGTATGCACTCACTGGAAGCTTGTTGTGTCTGTTTGTAGAAGTCCTGGGGTGATGAGGGACTCGGGTGTCATGTGACCCATTTAAACTGCATCCACCAGCAGTTGGACTTTTGAATCTAAGGACTATTTGTTCACTTAATATAAAGAGATTGGGGAAGGGGCTGATTCAAACAATGTCTTAAGAACTTTAAATGGGAACTCTGAGGGAAACTGAGAGCAATGCtttgatcgttttttttttttttttttttggtcttgaaCACTCTTTCTTTAGAGTTTTGAGGAAATGGAATAAGGGATAATGAGAAAATCTTACTCGTAGTGTTCCATATATACAAATCAGTGTGCAAATACAGGTTTAGCCTCGAAAAGGGAAGTTGGTAATTGAATGTACAGCCACAGAAATAAATCCGGTTTCAAAAATTTGAGACCGGTTTAAAAAGAAGGCTGCAGTTCACGTATTATTGCGAGTATAattctagttttatttatttttgacatttactgAAGTAGGACATTAACTGAGAACCACCTTGTCAGTCTAGATCAGTCATGAAACGAATTTCTACCATGACCAAAGTGTTTTGTCAAGCTTAGAGTGGGAAATCATGGGTTGAGAGACCACATCTAGTTGGAAGACTTCCACAAAACGGATGGAGGCCCAAATTCTGTAGAAGATTTGTTTGTGTACCAATGAAAAAAGTATGGGTTCGCTGTGACTACTGTGGCAgtatctttaattattatttgtgttaatTGTATGTGTTTGAATTCAgtcattagatataacgaagtgGTGCAATGATCCCACATGGTTGAAGGGACACCAATTATTCGATGAGCATTTTTTGGCCTGTTAAGGTGCTGGACACCTGGTCCGGAACATGTAAATACTCAATTATCAGTTTTGTTACAATTTCCATAAGAATCATGTTTTTTCTGAATGTATTGGCAGCCATTTTGGTAGTCTGCCCAGTAACTTGTTTCCTTgacttatttttgttgttgttgtaaactgCACACAGGGAATTAGGTTTAAATTTGTTGGTGCTAGATGTAACACTTCAGCTTAGTCTTAATATGTCATCACGGTCAGACAGTTGTAATAGGTACGACTGGTAGGAGGATGCACTATTATGTTGATTTAAAGCAAGAGACCTCAGTATTTATATGgtaagttcaccccaaaatgacaattgtTGTCACCTATTCACCCCATGTCATAAAACCTTTGATACACAAGTTAAGataattttaatgaaacctgagagttTTGAGATGGTTTTGAAATGGTTCAtgcttcaaaaataaaaaagccattGTAAAAGCAATCAAGCAGTTTAATCCAAGCATTTTAAAGAGGCATAAagattaaagatatatatatataaagattgatCAACGCACATGTGCACGTGAGTATCTCAAATATGGTAAATGGAAGCCTAACCATATTTTTGTGATGGATGATAACAAacctcatttgtttttgtttgagttTTCTGAGGCATCAAAGTTTTAGTGTAATGGACTTTAAAAGGAAGGACATAAATCTCTCAGATTTGTCTTATGgatttggaaggacatgagggtgagtaaatgacagaattttttattttaaggtgaacGATTCCTTTAATGGGAAAACAGTTGCCTTTAAATACCATTTAAAGCAGGTGTGTTAGCATTCAGGTAGCTAGCTGTAAGACAGCTTCGCAAGATTCTCCTACACTAAGGCGTCCCTCGTGGCAAAATTTAGATTGTGTTCTTGAAACTGATTGAAATGTGTTCTGACATTTTTTGTATAGTTGTTGTTGTGTATTAGTGCATTAGCGTAGGGAAGCTAGACTATGAGCTATGTAATGGTTGAATCTCACAAAATACATaaccaggtcacatttcaccccagTGAAGAAGGAAAATGACAAATCCGCACATTTCCCGTCCATGTTCTCATTATCGTAATGTGTTGGtaaaaatcaaaaactaaaaaaaaatatatgggttgaataaaatacagtataacaaATAATGGAGCATAAATGCTTGTGCTTAGTTCCAGAAGTATTAGTCACCATGAAAAAAAATGGGGTGAACTCTGACCCGGAGTTGTTCTTAGCAGGTTTTTTGAGACTCGCTTTGAAAGCAAAAGAAATGTGTGCTCTCATTTGAGTATTTCCAGAAATTTCCATTACCATATTTTCACACTTTAAGCCAATGAGTGCCTTTATCAGTATTAAAAAGGCTATGGACATAATTTTATCAAAGACAAGTTTTTAAACAAATCTaaggattatttattttttccccaaactCAGACTGAAATAACCTCACAGAATTGTTTTCAACCAAGGCTGATGTGTAGACATGTGGAAAGACCtattgatttaataatttattatgatttatgaTAAGTGAATGGATGCAAGTTTAAAAATAGCTAGCACACGGTTGTAGAAGGACCAACGTAcattactgtaatatatttaaattgcttAATTGGCAGAAAACCACTTTAGCTTAACTTTTTAACTTTAGCAGACATGAAGCATGGGGAAAGTGTTAAATGCTGGAGCTGATGATTATATTTTTCTTTGCACCCTTTTGTGCTGTTCAGTATTGTGAATGAGTGAGGTAGTTTGTAAGTAGGCATGCACGACTTTGATGTGTAATTGGTTTTTGAAACTGATTTTGAGTAAGAAACTCACAAACAATTATGTATTTTGCATTCCACCCTTTGAGCCATATGAGGGTGAATGCCCTGTTGAAACTGAACTTACCTCAACTTTACTGTTCATTGATGAAGCTCACAGGAGCTTGGATCTTAGATACATTTTACTCCACTAAACTGTAAATGTGTCCTATCATGTCAATCTTCTTGGCTCAAGCATTTGGTGTTTGTACTTGAGCATGGCACAATCTATTAACAATAAACAGGAACAGAGCTGAACGTTGTTTACGTGCCACCTGGGTTATGCCAGTATTGAAAATGTGATAAGAAAAAAGAGCCTACAGACTTTCAAACAATAAAGATGTCCTGTCAACTCATTTTCTGCAGTATGTGTGACGTCAATGAATAACAGTCTTGCCTAGATGAAGCACTCCATTCTAAATTGGACGAACATATATTTCCTgttcaataattttattttttaaagaaacaatgaAGAGAGctggaaattaatattaataatacatttccacacatttatatatatagttttggtgccaaaaaaaaaaaaaatctcctctGTATATAGTAGGAGTTACCCCAACTATGGAGTCGAATGGAAATTTTCAAATCTTGCTTATAGTCAACTGACAGTCGAATCATGTttggggcggggcaaaatacattaccAAGAGTCAAGTAGTCAGACATTCAACAGTCATAAATACTGACAttaacacagggaaaatgtgtaacatgCAGTTACTGCATAAAGAACAGTAGTTATTaataatgttctgcatttctgttttcatttctgcGCATGCTGAATATTAACAGTAGAATGAAGCATTTAGcaggtttttaatcaatgggatttaaCTAATCATTTATCTCATAGAATACGCTTCATTATTTATACAACAGAACATTAATATTACGACTTACAGGCTATTTGCACAAAATGCCCCAAATGCAGATGAATGCATTTGCGTGGTTTTGAAATAAACTCCTTTTGTAGACTCGTTCACACAACAACGTGCAGAAACACAGAAactaaactctaaaaattcacAGTGTTTTGTTATAAGTTTTCTCATCATAATGTTATTCAGTCCCAATCATAGATATTGATATTCTGCAGTGGTGTTTGTCCTCCTACTCACACTGCGTGCTGAAGAGATTTATCTGTAATATCTGCAGATGGCAACACTGCCAGAACTTAAACTGATAGTAATCAAGTTTCACAGACATGTTATTTTTGACAGGAGACCACATTCGGTAAggccaatgcaaaaaaaaaaaaaaaaaaaatttgatataaGGACGTGACAGAGATATGTAATGGAGGCAGGGTATTTAACAATTTACAATTAACTTTATCcaaaatgagtctgacatcagCACACTGAACAGTAAAGTTGAAGTTTCATTTCATCTTTAACTCAATTCAATTCCATTAAACTTTGTTCCTGTaacagaaacaggtcaatttagctcaaagggaatcatttaataatttaaagggaatttgaacagaatcactgtttcacggctgatcactgagacgccctgcgattcacttgaacaagccgtttaacatcaaatcttcgctggatattaatatccaaactatagtgaaaacactatcagcacagtaacaagatcggcagtttaagacattaacttgtaagcacaaaacacaagatacttttcTTTTCAATATAACTAAGGCTTTattggataaatctaagacatataaactaatctaacacataaacacacgcactcacacattcacacaagttgcaggaagatcgaaagttagggaaagatgagtttaagagaatggaaatatggaatcccaagtttacagcaatacgttaaattgcataaacatgaacaaacatcaatcacgtaattagccctcgcattgagttcctcagtgaggttaaaattatagtagatacaccagtaaaggtcacagtctggaggtaaagttacttgcgtctcctgtgaaaaaggAGATCCcgttgaaagggctatcccgatgtcgctgattgactgaaagttcagtagtcgctgaagtgacgtcttgggaaggccCATGGTGGGGCGTTGGTTGAaaatggagttgtgtggctggttgaagc comes from the Carassius auratus strain Wakin chromosome 4, ASM336829v1, whole genome shotgun sequence genome and includes:
- the LOC113061141 gene encoding alpha-N-acetylneuraminide alpha-2,8-sialyltransferase-like; translated protein: MVSLRCHRSKYIWATLLVLALLWLYIFPVYRIPSDKEMVDEVLRQGQTWSRNQTGADLYRKLLTECCDPKRMFAVTKENSPIGKVLWYDGEIYHYHTVTNDTYPIFVQDTPLQFPLKKCSVVGNGGVLKHSGCGKEIDQAEFIMRCNLPPLSKEYTTDVGTRTHLVSANPSIIEKNFQNLLWSRKSFVESMKAYGSSYIYIPAFSMKPGTDPSLRAYHALADSASNQTVLFANPDFLKNVGRFWRNHGVHGKRLSTGLFLVSLALGLCEEVTTYGFWPFSVGLDEQPVSHHYYDNILPSSRFHAMPEEFLQLWHLHKSGTLRMQVGDCAKEGQEPKKEK